In the genome of Polaribacter sp. MED152, one region contains:
- a CDS encoding neutral zinc metallopeptidase: MKWRSNKRSSNVNDRRGASSGRGFSGGGLGGMLIPLLLKLVSTKKGLLIVVVVGLLMYFTGVNPLQFLSGGTTNQVTNTTYKGTAEENELAEFSNRVLRSTEDVWNSILNNYQEPTLVLFTNSVSSACGSASSATGPFYCPGDNQLYIDLSFFQEMESRLNAPGDFAQAYVIAHEVGHHIQNLMGTTDKMQQLRGRVSQKEYNKFSVKLELQADFLAGVWAHHAKNMDLILDQGDLQEALNAAHAIGDDRLQKQSSGRVVPDSFTHGTSAQRMRWFKKGFDTGDINQGDTFNATTL, encoded by the coding sequence ATGAAATGGAGAAGTAACAAAAGAAGTTCTAATGTTAACGATAGAAGAGGTGCAAGTTCTGGAAGAGGCTTTAGTGGTGGTGGCTTAGGAGGAATGCTAATTCCTTTACTTCTAAAATTAGTAAGTACCAAAAAAGGATTACTAATAGTAGTAGTAGTTGGTTTGCTAATGTATTTTACAGGTGTAAATCCATTACAATTTCTATCTGGAGGAACAACAAATCAAGTTACAAATACAACATATAAAGGTACTGCTGAAGAAAATGAGTTAGCGGAATTCAGTAATCGCGTTTTAAGAAGCACAGAAGATGTTTGGAACTCCATTTTAAACAATTATCAAGAACCTACGTTAGTCTTATTTACAAATTCAGTTTCTTCTGCTTGTGGCTCAGCATCTAGTGCCACAGGACCTTTCTATTGTCCAGGAGACAATCAATTATATATAGACTTAAGCTTTTTTCAAGAAATGGAATCTCGTTTAAATGCACCTGGAGATTTTGCACAAGCTTATGTAATTGCACATGAAGTGGGTCATCACATTCAAAATTTAATGGGCACAACAGACAAGATGCAACAATTAAGAGGTAGAGTAAGCCAAAAAGAATACAATAAATTCTCTGTAAAATTAGAATTACAGGCAGATTTCTTAGCTGGAGTTTGGGCACATCATGCAAAAAATATGGATTTGATTTTAGACCAAGGTGATTTGCAAGAAGCTCTAAATGCAGCTCATGCAATTGGAGATGATAGATTACAAAAACAATCTTCAGGTAGAGTTGTCCCAGATTCTTTTACTCATGGAACTTCTGCTCAGAGAATGAGATGGTTCAAAAAAGGATTTGACACTGGAGACATCAATCAAGGTGATACGTTTAATGCAACAACTTTATAA
- a CDS encoding DEAD/DEAH box helicase, which translates to MQFSDIPLNKSIQKAIAEARFHKPTLVQEKTIPLVLDKKNVIVAAQTGTGKTAAFALPIINLLFDKQDAEKGEKKIKALVITPTRELAIQILENFKSYSKYSNLRSTAVFGGVSLEPQKEILAKGVDILVATPGRLIDLQMQGNIDLSQLEIFVLDEADLMLDMGFINDIKKIEKLCPRKKQTLLFSATIPEKIDELSKSIVKNATKVDINPEETTAKNIGQLLYYLPKKNKTDLCLHLLRNTINGKIIIFRRTKFAVDKLEQTLIKNGYNVASIHGDKTQGVRNKAIEDFKSKKASILIATDVAARGIDITNVDAIINFDIPNVPEIYVHRIGRTGRAGKSGIAFSFCSPDENNYIASIENLIEKSIKVIEDHPYPINKPKHTKKQANTVSKHKKSRKSAASKKKKKRWY; encoded by the coding sequence ATGCAGTTTTCTGATATTCCATTAAACAAATCCATACAAAAAGCAATAGCTGAAGCTCGTTTTCACAAACCAACTTTAGTACAAGAAAAAACAATTCCATTAGTTTTAGATAAAAAAAATGTAATTGTTGCTGCGCAAACTGGTACAGGAAAAACAGCTGCTTTTGCATTACCAATTATAAATTTACTATTTGATAAGCAAGATGCAGAGAAAGGAGAAAAAAAAATAAAAGCATTAGTAATTACACCCACTCGTGAATTAGCAATTCAAATTTTAGAAAACTTTAAATCCTACAGTAAATATTCAAACTTAAGAAGTACTGCTGTTTTTGGTGGTGTTTCATTAGAACCACAAAAAGAGATTTTAGCTAAAGGTGTAGATATTTTAGTAGCAACACCTGGTAGATTGATTGATTTGCAAATGCAAGGAAACATTGATTTGAGCCAATTAGAAATCTTTGTGTTAGATGAAGCTGATTTAATGCTAGACATGGGGTTTATCAACGATATAAAAAAGATTGAAAAACTTTGTCCTAGAAAAAAACAAACACTTTTATTTTCGGCAACTATTCCTGAAAAGATTGATGAATTATCAAAAAGTATTGTAAAAAATGCTACAAAAGTTGATATAAATCCTGAGGAAACCACAGCAAAAAATATTGGTCAGTTATTGTATTATTTACCAAAAAAGAATAAAACAGATTTATGTTTACATCTTCTTAGAAATACAATCAATGGTAAAATTATCATTTTTAGACGAACTAAATTTGCCGTAGATAAACTTGAGCAAACTTTAATAAAAAACGGCTATAATGTTGCCAGTATTCATGGTGATAAAACTCAAGGAGTTAGAAACAAAGCCATTGAAGATTTTAAAAGTAAAAAAGCTTCAATTTTAATAGCTACAGATGTTGCTGCAAGAGGTATTGATATTACAAATGTTGATGCTATTATAAATTTTGACATTCCAAATGTACCAGAAATTTACGTACATAGAATTGGTAGAACTGGTAGAGCTGGTAAATCTGGAATTGCATTTTCATTCTGTTCGCCAGATGAAAATAATTACATTGCTTCCATAGAAAATTTAATCGAAAAATCGATTAAGGTTATAGAAGATCATCCTTACCCAATCAACAAACCAAAACATACCAAAAAGCAAGCAAACACTGTTAGTAAACATAAAAAAAGCAGAAAATCTGCAGCTTCTAAGAAGAAGAAAAAACGCTGGTATTAG
- a CDS encoding cupin domain-containing protein: protein MKLIHTNQLPEIGTTHNEAIKKKVFIKKEEIPKLMMFGSATFTPGQEVDTHKHDTMCEVFYILSGKAEFIVNSKKHNVVTGDCITIEQGEFHSMRNPFLEDVTWVYFGIATD, encoded by the coding sequence ATGAAATTAATACATACAAATCAACTACCAGAAATAGGTACAACTCATAATGAAGCAATCAAGAAAAAAGTATTCATTAAAAAAGAGGAAATACCAAAATTAATGATGTTTGGTTCTGCAACATTTACTCCAGGTCAAGAAGTAGACACCCATAAACATGATACTATGTGTGAGGTTTTCTACATTTTATCTGGTAAAGCTGAGTTTATTGTGAATAGTAAAAAACATAATGTAGTTACTGGTGATTGTATTACTATTGAGCAAGGTGAGTTCCATTCTATGCGCAATCCATTTTTAGAAGATGTTACTTGGGTTTATTTTGGTATTGCCACAGACTAA
- the htpG gene encoding molecular chaperone HtpG: MSKGNINVSVENIFPLIKKFLYSDHEIFLRELISNGTDATTKLKHLISIGEAQTELGNAKIEISIDKDAKTLTIKDQGLGMTADEVEKYINQIAFSGAEEFLDKYKDDKNETGVIGHFGLGFYSAFMVADKVEIFTKSFKDEPAAHWTCDGSPEYTLVEHDKSDRGTEIVLHIAEDSTEFLEEGKIRGLLTKYNRFNQVPIKFGTKKVNDPTHEPKTTKDAEGKETTEPHRQIEVDDIINNTDPAWTKKPADLEKEDYDNFYRELYPMQFEESLFHIHLNVDYPFNLTGILFFPKLSQNLDMQKDKIQLYQNQVFVTDNVEGIVPDFLQMLKGVIDSPDIPLNVSRSYLQADGAVKKISGYITKKVADKLASLFKKDREDFEKKWNDIKVIIEYGMLSEDKFFDKAKKFALYPTVADTYFTFDELIEKTKDAQTDKDGNHVILYASNKDAQHSYIQEATAKGYEVLLLDSPIISHLMQKLEGGDAKVKFTRVDADFIDNLIKKDENVISKLSDEEKDKLKPIIEAAVPKETYTVQLEAMDSNSSPFIITVPEFMRRMKEMQASGGGGMMGMGNFPDMYNLVVNTNNPLVSEILAADEDKQKNLISQAFDLAKLSQNLLHGEELTNFIKRSYELIK, from the coding sequence ATGAGTAAAGGAAACATTAATGTATCAGTAGAAAATATTTTTCCACTGATTAAAAAATTCTTGTATTCTGATCATGAAATCTTTTTGAGAGAATTGATTTCAAACGGAACTGATGCTACCACAAAATTAAAACACCTTATTTCTATAGGTGAAGCACAAACTGAATTGGGTAATGCTAAAATTGAAATCAGCATTGATAAAGATGCCAAAACCTTAACCATTAAAGACCAAGGTTTAGGGATGACTGCTGATGAAGTTGAGAAATACATTAACCAAATTGCTTTTTCTGGTGCTGAGGAATTTTTAGATAAATATAAAGACGATAAAAACGAAACTGGTGTAATTGGGCATTTTGGTTTAGGTTTTTACTCTGCATTTATGGTGGCTGATAAGGTTGAAATCTTTACAAAATCTTTTAAAGATGAACCAGCTGCACATTGGACATGTGATGGATCTCCTGAATATACTTTAGTTGAGCATGACAAGTCTGACAGAGGAACAGAAATCGTTTTACACATTGCAGAAGATTCGACTGAATTTTTAGAAGAAGGTAAAATTAGAGGTTTATTAACAAAGTACAATCGTTTTAACCAAGTACCAATTAAGTTCGGAACTAAGAAAGTAAACGATCCAACTCACGAACCAAAAACAACTAAAGATGCTGAAGGTAAAGAAACTACTGAACCTCACAGACAAATTGAAGTTGATGATATTATCAATAATACAGACCCAGCCTGGACTAAAAAACCAGCGGATTTAGAAAAAGAAGATTACGATAATTTCTACAGAGAATTGTATCCAATGCAATTCGAGGAGTCTTTATTCCACATACATTTAAATGTAGATTATCCTTTTAATTTAACAGGTATTTTATTCTTCCCTAAGTTGTCTCAAAACTTAGATATGCAAAAAGATAAAATTCAATTGTACCAAAACCAAGTTTTTGTAACGGATAATGTAGAAGGTATTGTACCTGACTTTTTACAGATGTTAAAAGGTGTAATTGATTCACCAGACATTCCATTAAACGTTTCTCGTTCTTATTTACAAGCAGATGGAGCTGTAAAAAAGATTTCTGGATATATCACTAAAAAAGTGGCAGATAAATTAGCTTCATTATTCAAAAAAGATCGTGAAGATTTTGAGAAAAAATGGAATGACATTAAAGTAATTATTGAGTATGGAATGTTGTCTGAAGATAAATTCTTTGATAAAGCTAAAAAGTTTGCTTTATATCCAACAGTTGCAGATACTTACTTTACGTTTGATGAATTAATTGAAAAAACAAAAGATGCTCAAACTGATAAAGATGGTAACCATGTAATTTTATATGCTTCTAATAAAGATGCACAACACAGTTACATACAAGAAGCTACAGCAAAAGGTTACGAAGTTTTACTTTTAGATTCACCAATTATCTCGCATTTAATGCAAAAATTAGAGGGTGGAGATGCTAAAGTTAAGTTTACAAGAGTAGATGCAGATTTTATAGATAATTTAATTAAGAAAGACGAAAATGTTATTTCTAAATTATCTGATGAAGAAAAAGATAAATTAAAGCCAATTATTGAAGCTGCTGTGCCTAAAGAAACATACACAGTTCAATTAGAAGCTATGGATTCTAACTCATCTCCTTTTATAATTACTGTACCAGAATTTATGCGTAGAATGAAAGAAATGCAAGCATCTGGAGGTGGAGGAATGATGGGAATGGGTAATTTCCCAGATATGTACAACTTAGTTGTAAACACTAACAACCCATTAGTTTCTGAAATTTTAGCAGCTGATGAAGACAAGCAGAAAAATTTAATTTCTCAAGCTTTTGATTTAGCAAAATTATCTCAAAACCTTTTACATGGTGAAGAGTTAACTAATTTTATCAAACGTTCTTATGAGCTAATTAAATAG
- a CDS encoding 3-oxoacyl-ACP synthase III family protein — protein MYNSKITGLGYYVPENVVTNNDLKEFMETSDEWIQERTGIKERRWIDPKTDDNTSSMGVKAAKIAIERAGLTKDDIDFIIFATLSPDMYFPGGGVRVQDMLDMPTIGALDVRNQCSGFIYSMSVADQFIKTGMYKNILVIGSENHSGGLERSTRGRGVTVIFGDGAGAAVLSRCEEEGKGILSSHLHSEGKYARELMLDGPATGRWVPEIIAENDPDDQSYFPYMNGQFVFKHAVVRFSEAIVEGLQANNLQKEDIDMLIPHQANLRIAQFIQKKFQLADDKVHNNIQKYGNTTAASVIIALTEAWEQGKIKDNDLVVLAAFGSGFTWGSVVIRW, from the coding sequence ATGTATAATTCAAAAATTACTGGTTTAGGATATTACGTTCCAGAAAATGTTGTTACCAATAATGACTTAAAGGAATTTATGGAAACTTCTGATGAATGGATTCAAGAAAGAACAGGTATTAAGGAACGTAGATGGATAGACCCAAAAACAGATGATAATACTTCATCTATGGGAGTTAAAGCAGCTAAAATTGCTATTGAGAGAGCAGGTTTAACAAAAGACGATATCGACTTTATAATTTTTGCTACATTAAGTCCAGACATGTATTTTCCTGGTGGTGGAGTTCGTGTGCAAGACATGTTAGATATGCCCACAATTGGGGCTTTAGACGTAAGAAACCAATGTTCTGGTTTTATTTACTCAATGTCAGTGGCAGATCAATTTATAAAAACAGGAATGTATAAAAACATTTTGGTGATTGGTTCAGAAAATCATTCAGGAGGTTTGGAGCGTTCTACTAGAGGTAGAGGAGTTACTGTAATTTTTGGAGATGGAGCAGGAGCTGCAGTTTTATCTAGATGTGAGGAGGAAGGAAAAGGTATTTTATCTTCTCATTTACATTCTGAAGGGAAATATGCAAGAGAATTAATGTTAGATGGCCCAGCAACAGGTAGATGGGTTCCTGAAATTATTGCAGAGAATGATCCAGATGATCAATCTTACTTTCCTTACATGAATGGACAATTTGTATTTAAACATGCTGTTGTACGTTTTTCTGAAGCCATTGTAGAAGGTTTACAAGCCAATAATTTGCAAAAAGAGGATATTGATATGTTAATTCCTCATCAAGCTAATTTAAGAATAGCGCAGTTTATTCAAAAGAAGTTTCAATTGGCAGACGATAAAGTGCATAATAACATTCAGAAATATGGAAATACAACTGCTGCCTCTGTAATTATTGCATTAACAGAAGCTTGGGAGCAAGGCAAAATTAAGGATAATGATTTAGTAGTTTTGGCTGCTTTCGGTAGTGGTTTTACTTGGGGTTCTGTAGTAATTCGTTGGTAA
- a CDS encoding GLPGLI family protein yields the protein MKVFKSIATSLILSLFFVTGSYAQKLSGKATYISKSKMELGNWGARMSEAQKKQIASRLKNRLEKTYKLTFNKTESSFKEEEKIDAISGATDSWGAYFTRGDHYKNISSNELVQSQEFYGKRFLIKDDLYKIDWTIGSESKKIGNYTCYKAKAFVPYSELNWYNFSWGDLRKPEGKEGEQEENLVVVEAWYTPQIPMAQGPAEFWGLPGFILEVSAQNTTLLCTEIVLDNDVQLEIDAPDNGKEITKVDYTKTIREKMVEMRNNRMGRRRG from the coding sequence ATGAAAGTTTTTAAATCAATAGCTACGAGTCTTATATTATCATTGTTTTTTGTAACTGGAAGTTATGCTCAAAAATTAAGTGGTAAAGCAACTTACATTTCTAAATCTAAAATGGAATTGGGTAATTGGGGAGCTAGAATGAGTGAAGCACAGAAAAAACAAATTGCAAGTCGACTTAAAAATAGATTAGAAAAAACATATAAACTAACGTTTAATAAAACAGAATCATCATTTAAAGAAGAAGAAAAAATTGATGCTATTTCTGGAGCAACAGATTCTTGGGGCGCATACTTTACTAGGGGAGATCATTATAAAAATATTTCTAGTAATGAATTGGTACAAAGTCAGGAATTTTATGGGAAGCGTTTTCTAATTAAAGATGATCTTTATAAGATTGATTGGACAATAGGAAGTGAGTCTAAGAAAATTGGAAATTACACTTGTTATAAAGCTAAAGCATTTGTGCCATATTCTGAGTTGAATTGGTATAATTTCTCTTGGGGAGATCTAAGAAAACCTGAAGGCAAAGAGGGCGAACAAGAAGAAAATTTAGTAGTTGTAGAAGCTTGGTATACACCACAAATTCCAATGGCACAAGGTCCAGCAGAATTTTGGGGATTGCCTGGATTTATTTTAGAGGTTAGCGCACAAAATACTACCTTATTATGTACAGAGATAGTTCTAGACAATGATGTACAACTAGAAATTGACGCTCCTGATAATGGAAAAGAAATTACCAAAGTAGACTATACAAAAACCATTAGAGAGAAAATGGTAGAGATGAGAAATAATAGAATGGGTAGAAGAAGAGGTTAA
- a CDS encoding CoA-binding protein: MKGKKTLVVGASLNPNRYSNIAIKRLIDKGVETAAIGLREGKVLNVIIDTERKHFKDINTVTLYLNPKRQEDYYQYIIDLKPERVIFNPGTENMEFVKLLKDNNIDSEIACTLVLLSTNQY, from the coding sequence ATGAAAGGAAAGAAAACATTGGTTGTAGGAGCATCATTAAATCCTAATAGATATTCTAACATTGCTATTAAAAGGTTAATAGATAAAGGTGTAGAAACTGCAGCTATAGGTTTGCGAGAGGGCAAAGTTTTAAATGTGATTATTGATACTGAGCGTAAACATTTTAAAGATATCAATACAGTTACTTTATATTTAAATCCAAAAAGACAGGAGGATTATTATCAATACATTATAGATTTAAAACCAGAAAGGGTAATCTTTAATCCTGGTACAGAAAATATGGAGTTTGTAAAGTTGTTGAAAGACAATAATATAGATTCTGAAATAGCTTGTACATTGGTGTTACTTTCTACGAATCAATATTAA
- a CDS encoding LuxR C-terminal-related transcriptional regulator — MQNNQIKSVYNEIFETYPKVELEDHIKKLIELDHFFPYNSTFYCLTNTANKRFDYVSRNFTACTGLSRDKMIADGMDFYWSLFHPEDIKLWLKSLQNLMAFTMNELDDDQRKRMNYTWNYRIKNGNGLYVNIIQNTTPLQFDETNKPIIGMAHYTVLNGEIQMDICASAKILNEHKEYETLYYENMSSANLLGVISNRERDIIRLIITKNTSEVIADKLNISVHTVNTHRRNILKKLNIDSTFELVNYFKNNPKLI, encoded by the coding sequence ATGCAGAATAATCAAATTAAATCTGTTTATAATGAAATATTTGAAACTTACCCTAAAGTTGAACTAGAAGATCATATTAAGAAATTAATAGAACTTGATCATTTCTTTCCTTACAATTCTACATTTTATTGCCTTACAAATACTGCTAATAAAAGGTTTGACTATGTAAGCAGAAATTTTACAGCCTGTACAGGTTTATCTCGCGATAAAATGATTGCTGATGGTATGGATTTTTATTGGTCTTTATTTCACCCTGAAGACATAAAACTTTGGCTTAAAAGTTTACAAAATCTAATGGCTTTTACAATGAACGAATTGGATGACGATCAGCGTAAAAGAATGAATTACACTTGGAATTATCGTATAAAAAATGGAAATGGATTGTATGTAAATATCATACAAAACACTACTCCACTGCAATTTGATGAAACCAATAAACCAATAATTGGCATGGCTCATTACACCGTTTTAAATGGGGAAATTCAAATGGATATTTGTGCCAGTGCTAAAATTTTAAATGAACATAAAGAGTATGAAACCTTGTATTACGAAAATATGTCTAGCGCAAATTTACTGGGTGTTATTTCTAATAGAGAAAGAGATATAATTCGTTTAATTATAACTAAAAATACCAGTGAAGTAATTGCAGATAAATTAAATATAAGTGTGCACACTGTAAATACGCACAGAAGAAACATCCTTAAAAAACTAAATATTGATTCTACTTTTGAATTGGTAAATTACTTTAAAAACAATCCTAAACTTATATAA
- a CDS encoding ribonuclease Z: MSINLTILGCHSATPRVNAYPTSQYLEINNRHFLIDCGEGTQRQMRKYKVGFSKINHIFISHLHGDHFYGLVGLLSTYGILSREKELHVYGPKGIKEVTLLQLKISQSHAKYDIIFHELSSKKSELIFEDDKVSVTTIPLNHRVYTNGYLFKEKEKPKKLHMGNISNYDEIGRADYLNIKAGKDITLTSGEIVPNDELTLPPKKALSYAFCSDTIFKPDIVPIIKEVDLLYHEATFLADREDLAKKTKHATSKQAAQIAKEANAKQLVVGHYSGRYKDISLFQKEAQEVFKNTELAEPGKKFNIDAE, encoded by the coding sequence ATGAGTATAAACCTAACTATTTTAGGTTGTCATTCAGCAACTCCGCGTGTAAACGCATACCCAACATCTCAGTATTTAGAAATTAATAATCGTCACTTTTTAATTGATTGTGGAGAAGGCACTCAACGTCAAATGCGAAAGTATAAAGTGGGCTTTTCTAAAATAAACCACATTTTTATATCACATTTACATGGTGATCATTTTTATGGCTTGGTAGGCTTATTGTCTACTTATGGCATATTAAGCAGAGAAAAAGAACTGCATGTATATGGCCCAAAAGGAATTAAAGAAGTTACGTTATTGCAATTAAAAATTTCTCAATCACATGCAAAATATGACATTATTTTTCATGAACTATCTTCTAAAAAAAGTGAACTAATTTTTGAAGATGACAAAGTTTCTGTAACTACAATTCCTTTAAATCATAGAGTGTATACCAATGGATATCTATTTAAAGAGAAAGAAAAACCTAAAAAATTGCACATGGGTAATATTTCTAATTATGATGAGATTGGTAGAGCAGATTATTTAAATATTAAAGCTGGTAAAGACATTACTTTAACTTCTGGTGAAATTGTACCTAATGATGAATTAACTCTGCCTCCAAAAAAAGCTTTAAGTTATGCTTTTTGCAGTGACACAATATTTAAGCCAGATATTGTGCCAATTATAAAGGAAGTAGATTTATTATATCATGAAGCTACCTTTTTAGCAGACAGAGAAGATTTAGCGAAAAAAACAAAACATGCAACCTCGAAACAAGCTGCTCAGATAGCTAAAGAGGCAAATGCAAAGCAATTGGTAGTTGGACATTATTCTGGACGATATAAAGACATCTCTTTGTTTCAAAAAGAAGCTCAAGAAGTATTTAAAAATACTGAATTAGCTGAACCAGGTAAAAAATTCAATATAGATGCAGAATAA
- a CDS encoding T9SS type A sorting domain-containing protein has product MIKKLLLTLFLTTSAMSFSQTKTLEKLSAAPNPFTISTNITFNANNVSKITLNVRNVLGKIVFKKEYTTKIGKNSIAFYKDDLATGIYIYSIRDKKEIISKRFVIK; this is encoded by the coding sequence ATGATAAAAAAACTACTTTTAACTTTATTTTTAACCACTTCAGCAATGAGTTTTTCTCAAACTAAAACACTTGAGAAATTATCTGCTGCACCAAATCCGTTTACAATTTCTACCAACATAACCTTTAACGCTAATAATGTGTCAAAAATTACATTAAACGTTAGAAATGTTTTAGGGAAAATTGTGTTTAAGAAAGAATACACTACTAAAATTGGTAAAAATAGTATTGCTTTTTATAAAGATGATTTGGCAACTGGTATTTATATTTATAGTATTAGAGATAAAAAAGAAATCATATCTAAACGTTTTGTCATTAAATGA
- a CDS encoding aspartate carbamoyltransferase catalytic subunit, giving the protein MDQLSVEHLLGIKYLNANDIDLIFKTADHFKEVINRPIKKVPSLRDITIANLFFENSTRTKLSFELAEKRLSADVINFSAGQSSVKKGETLIDTVNNILSMKVDIVVMRHGNVGAGVFLSKHVDAKIINAGDGTHEHPTQALLDSYSIREKLGSVKGKKIVIVGDILHSRVALSNIFALQLQGAQVKVCGPTTLIPKHISSLGVEVETNLKKALEWCDVANVLRVQHERMDIKYFPSTREYTQLFGINKEILDNLGKKIVIMHPGPINRGVEITSDVADSDQSIILNQVENGVAVRMAVIYLLAQQIKR; this is encoded by the coding sequence ATGGATCAATTAAGCGTAGAACATTTATTAGGAATCAAATATTTAAATGCCAATGACATTGATTTGATTTTTAAAACTGCAGACCATTTTAAAGAAGTTATTAATAGACCAATTAAAAAAGTACCTTCTTTAAGAGACATTACTATTGCCAATTTATTTTTCGAAAATAGTACCAGAACAAAATTGTCTTTTGAACTTGCTGAGAAAAGACTTTCTGCAGATGTTATTAACTTTTCTGCAGGGCAATCATCAGTAAAAAAGGGAGAAACTTTAATAGACACAGTAAACAACATCCTATCTATGAAAGTAGATATCGTTGTTATGCGTCATGGAAATGTAGGTGCAGGTGTATTCTTATCAAAACATGTAGATGCTAAAATAATTAACGCAGGAGATGGTACTCATGAACACCCAACTCAAGCCTTATTAGATTCGTATTCTATTAGAGAAAAATTAGGTTCTGTTAAAGGAAAAAAAATAGTAATCGTTGGTGATATTTTACATTCTAGAGTAGCGCTTTCAAATATTTTTGCTTTACAATTACAAGGTGCACAGGTAAAAGTATGTGGACCAACCACTTTAATACCTAAACACATATCAAGCTTAGGTGTAGAAGTGGAAACCAATCTTAAAAAAGCTTTAGAATGGTGTGATGTAGCCAATGTACTTAGAGTGCAACATGAAAGAATGGATATTAAATATTTTCCATCTACTAGAGAATACACACAGCTATTTGGTATTAATAAAGAGATTTTAGACAACCTTGGTAAGAAGATTGTAATCATGCATCCTGGACCTATTAATAGAGGTGTTGAAATTACTAGTGATGTTGCAGATTCTGATCAATCTATAATTTTAAATCAAGTTGAAAATGGTGTTGCTGTTAGAATGGCAGTTATTTACTTGTTAGCACAGCAAATTAAAAGATAG
- the pyrR gene encoding bifunctional pyr operon transcriptional regulator/uracil phosphoribosyltransferase PyrR yields the protein MSKKTLLNSKDIEIILHRLACQLIENHNDFSNTVLIGLQPRGSYLANRLTSLLQTDYNIKNLESGLLDITFYRDDFRRRDEPLAATSTEINFLIEDKKVVIIDDVLYSGRSVRSALTALQSYGRPKNIELLVLIDRRFSRHLPIQPNYRGRQVDAINEEKVLVTWKETHKKDAVYIEQR from the coding sequence ATGAGCAAAAAAACGCTACTTAACTCAAAAGATATTGAAATTATACTGCACAGGTTAGCTTGTCAGCTAATTGAAAACCATAATGATTTTTCTAATACAGTTTTAATTGGTTTACAACCAAGAGGCTCTTATTTAGCAAACAGATTAACTAGTTTATTGCAAACAGATTACAATATTAAAAACCTAGAATCTGGTTTATTAGATATTACTTTTTATAGAGATGATTTTAGAAGAAGAGATGAACCTTTAGCAGCAACATCAACAGAAATAAACTTTTTAATTGAAGATAAAAAAGTGGTTATTATAGATGATGTTTTGTATTCTGGTAGAAGTGTACGTTCTGCTTTAACAGCTTTACAGTCTTATGGAAGGCCAAAAAATATAGAGCTTTTAGTTTTAATTGATAGAAGATTTAGCAGACACTTACCAATACAACCTAATTATAGAGGTAGACAAGTAGATGCTATAAATGAAGAAAAAGTTTTAGTGACTTGGAAAGAGACACATAAGAAAGATGCAGTTTATATAGAACAAAGGTAA